In one window of Halopiger aswanensis DNA:
- a CDS encoding site-specific integrase, which yields MESADSGGSPQGKPLEDALDECLESKASSSPNYRQNLERVVTDWIGFCRDRDVETLEAVSQRLMGNYAGHLARRVEAGESDAIDGGITASTAWTYYDYVSAFLTWAVKWDYLAENPAEKGPARESMPDRPSSGEYERQYWQPAQRQAILEFVRRRVDSAYREPVAPTPILHKRLRDRAFVATIAYSGVRGGEIVKDPNDPRRTGISWTDVDLEAGTMWILGKNQEREPAQLPDQASTPLQRWYEAYDPPSDDWPVFPSLHVPTLSRKLGSELGSEERDRRTERRGYWTVALEAGVEPSSITTEGARSVMRRLSAAADVPELEDGEYLKPHGARRGVGELLYKEKGHQRAQRTLRHADPKTTSQMYSHIEASELAEDNTEVFDGE from the coding sequence ATGGAATCCGCAGATTCCGGGGGTTCACCCCAGGGAAAACCCCTCGAGGACGCCCTCGACGAGTGCCTCGAGAGCAAAGCGAGTTCGTCGCCGAACTACCGACAGAACCTCGAGCGAGTCGTCACTGACTGGATCGGCTTCTGTCGCGATCGCGATGTTGAGACGCTCGAAGCTGTCTCGCAGCGGCTGATGGGGAACTACGCCGGCCATCTCGCTCGCCGCGTCGAGGCTGGCGAATCCGATGCGATCGACGGCGGGATCACCGCTTCAACCGCTTGGACCTACTACGATTACGTCTCGGCGTTTCTCACGTGGGCGGTCAAGTGGGACTACCTCGCGGAAAACCCCGCCGAAAAGGGGCCGGCTCGAGAGAGCATGCCCGATCGGCCCTCGAGCGGGGAGTACGAGCGCCAGTACTGGCAGCCGGCACAGCGCCAGGCCATCCTCGAGTTCGTTCGCCGGCGCGTCGACAGCGCCTATCGGGAACCGGTCGCACCGACGCCGATCCTCCATAAACGGCTTCGCGATCGGGCGTTCGTCGCCACGATCGCCTACTCCGGGGTCCGCGGCGGCGAGATCGTCAAGGATCCGAACGACCCGCGCCGAACCGGGATCAGCTGGACCGACGTGGATCTCGAGGCGGGAACGATGTGGATCCTCGGGAAGAATCAGGAGCGAGAGCCCGCACAACTGCCGGATCAGGCGTCGACGCCGCTTCAGCGCTGGTACGAGGCGTACGACCCGCCGAGCGACGACTGGCCGGTCTTCCCGTCACTCCACGTCCCGACGCTTTCGCGGAAACTCGGATCAGAGCTCGGCAGCGAGGAGCGAGACCGGCGGACTGAGCGACGTGGGTATTGGACAGTTGCACTCGAGGCCGGCGTCGAACCCTCGTCGATCACAACTGAGGGCGCACGGTCGGTGATGCGACGGCTTTCGGCGGCCGCCGACGTGCCGGAGCTCGAGGACGGCGAGTATCTGAAACCACACGGTGCACGCCGTGGTGTCGGCGAGTTGCTCTACAAGGAGAAGGGCCACCAGCGCGCCCAGCGGACGCTTCGACACGCCGATCCGAAGACGACGAGCCAGATGTACTCGCACATCGAGGCGAGCGAACTCGCCGAAGACAATACGGAGGTATTCGACGGCGAGTAA
- a CDS encoding sugar-binding domain-containing protein → MQTISLAGPWDLRLDAEYDEYVEDLSDDAVDGTVYLPGTTDEYGYGEDLAEGGRNHLHRTYRYEGPAWYRRTVSVPDQWKHKLVTLTLERTRPSEVWIDGEWIGARECLSTPHRYDLTDVIGPGEHEIAIRVDNADDSMDRPGVRRSHARSEHTQTNWNGIVGDLRLEARPRIGIENVRTVPDPNENAVHLEVTLTTATTANFDGTLTAAARSVTSDEIHVADPVDHPISVTADDGARSDRTTVEFTYDLGPDALTWDEFSPSVYDVTVSLEASAKGNAYTDEFETTFGLREFETDGTQFSINGTTIFLRGRTDCCVFPDTAYPPTTTAEWVDHMETAKEYGINHYRFHSWCPPEAAFKAADRVGIYMQPECSQWNARKSLVDDDAYAYFEGEAERILDAYGNHPSFVLFTLGNENQGDEERMTELVRHCRELDDRRLYAYGANNFLSSPHPGEADDFFITANVPEDPDASHWEADRTPIRGTGHVNDTPPSTTVDYVREIEPYDLPVVAHEIGQYQIHPNYDETRKYNGVLEAGNLKRFERSLADHYMADSDTDFQAASGALSIACYREDIEAAFRTAGFGGFQLLGLDDFPGQGTALVGILDSFMESKGLIEPYEWRRFCDARVPLLSFDRYTYTTDDDFAAEAMLANYGPDAIADATTTWSITAVDGSELADGDLEGDTLEQGVLATVGTINASLDGVDAPAKLEVTLEIEGDELECGSAVHLQTSYPIWVYPEAPDFDFASAADSFSVARRFDEETRARLEDGETILLVPEPSALRYGLEGSFQPDFWNYEIFKQNGKPGTLGMTTNPEHPLFDEFPTDGHSNWQWWPLLRHARPVVLDDAPADFEPTVQIIDTIYRNHKLGIYFETAVGDGRLAVCTLDLSGDDPAVRQFRRSLKSHLESSSFDPASELSTGVLDSLLNAVRGEERAYGDDAGAWVDVG, encoded by the coding sequence GTGCAAACGATTTCGCTAGCAGGACCGTGGGATCTACGTCTCGACGCCGAGTATGACGAGTACGTCGAAGATCTGTCCGACGACGCCGTCGACGGGACGGTTTACCTCCCCGGAACGACCGACGAATACGGCTACGGGGAAGACCTCGCCGAGGGAGGGCGAAACCACCTCCACCGCACCTATCGGTACGAGGGACCGGCATGGTACCGACGCACGGTTTCGGTCCCCGACCAGTGGAAACACAAGCTCGTGACGCTAACGCTCGAGCGAACCCGTCCGAGTGAGGTCTGGATCGATGGGGAATGGATCGGCGCACGTGAGTGTTTGAGCACGCCCCACAGATACGACCTCACCGACGTAATCGGACCCGGCGAGCACGAAATCGCTATTCGGGTGGATAACGCCGACGACTCGATGGACCGGCCCGGCGTGCGCCGATCGCACGCGCGGTCCGAACACACGCAGACAAACTGGAACGGCATCGTCGGGGATCTCCGGTTGGAAGCGAGGCCGCGGATCGGGATCGAGAACGTTCGGACGGTTCCGGATCCGAACGAAAACGCAGTCCATCTCGAGGTGACGCTCACGACTGCGACGACGGCCAACTTCGACGGAACGCTGACAGCCGCTGCACGGAGCGTGACTAGCGACGAGATCCACGTCGCTGACCCGGTCGATCACCCTATCTCGGTCACCGCTGACGACGGAGCGAGATCGGATCGGACGACCGTCGAGTTCACCTATGATCTCGGACCCGACGCGCTCACGTGGGACGAGTTCTCTCCCTCGGTTTACGACGTGACCGTCTCGCTCGAAGCATCGGCGAAGGGGAACGCGTACACCGATGAGTTCGAGACGACGTTCGGTCTCCGCGAGTTCGAGACCGACGGCACGCAGTTTTCGATCAACGGAACAACGATCTTCCTCCGCGGACGAACCGATTGCTGCGTCTTTCCCGATACCGCGTACCCACCGACGACGACCGCCGAATGGGTCGACCATATGGAGACCGCCAAGGAGTACGGCATCAACCACTACCGCTTTCACAGCTGGTGTCCGCCGGAGGCGGCATTCAAGGCGGCGGATCGGGTTGGAATCTACATGCAACCGGAGTGTTCCCAGTGGAACGCCCGCAAGTCGCTCGTCGACGACGACGCCTACGCGTATTTCGAGGGCGAAGCCGAGCGCATTCTCGACGCCTACGGAAACCACCCCTCGTTCGTCCTCTTCACCCTCGGAAACGAAAATCAGGGTGATGAGGAGCGAATGACCGAACTCGTGCGTCACTGCCGAGAACTCGACGACCGCCGATTGTACGCGTACGGGGCGAACAATTTCCTTTCCTCGCCTCACCCCGGAGAAGCCGACGACTTCTTTATCACCGCTAATGTCCCCGAGGATCCCGACGCCAGCCACTGGGAGGCCGATCGAACGCCGATTCGGGGGACCGGACACGTAAACGATACGCCGCCGTCCACGACCGTCGACTACGTGAGAGAGATTGAGCCCTACGATCTCCCCGTCGTGGCCCACGAGATCGGACAGTACCAGATCCACCCGAACTACGACGAGACGCGCAAGTACAACGGCGTACTTGAGGCCGGGAACCTGAAGCGATTCGAGCGTTCGCTCGCCGACCACTATATGGCCGATTCGGATACGGACTTTCAGGCTGCGTCCGGGGCACTGTCGATCGCTTGCTACCGCGAAGATATCGAAGCCGCATTCCGGACGGCCGGCTTCGGCGGCTTCCAGCTACTCGGTCTGGACGACTTCCCGGGCCAGGGAACGGCCCTCGTCGGTATCCTCGACTCCTTTATGGAATCGAAGGGGCTAATCGAACCCTACGAGTGGCGGCGCTTCTGTGACGCGCGCGTTCCGCTCCTCTCGTTCGACCGGTACACCTACACGACCGACGATGACTTCGCGGCCGAAGCGATGCTCGCCAATTACGGACCTGACGCGATCGCGGACGCGACTACAACCTGGTCGATCACCGCTGTCGACGGGTCGGAACTCGCGGACGGCGACCTTGAGGGAGATACCCTCGAACAGGGAGTGCTCGCGACGGTCGGAACGATCAACGCGTCGCTGGATGGCGTCGACGCGCCCGCCAAGCTCGAGGTCACCCTCGAGATCGAGGGCGATGAACTCGAATGCGGCTCGGCCGTCCATCTGCAGACGTCGTATCCGATCTGGGTATATCCCGAAGCCCCTGATTTCGATTTCGCATCCGCCGCGGACAGTTTCAGCGTTGCGCGGCGCTTCGACGAGGAAACGCGGGCGCGGCTGGAGGACGGCGAGACGATCCTCCTAGTCCCAGAACCGAGCGCGCTCCGATACGGTCTCGAGGGATCGTTCCAGCCCGACTTCTGGAACTACGAGATCTTCAAGCAAAACGGGAAGCCGGGGACGCTCGGAATGACGACGAACCCCGAACACCCGCTGTTCGACGAGTTCCCGACTGATGGGCACAGCAACTGGCAATGGTGGCCGCTCCTGCGTCACGCGCGACCGGTCGTTCTGGACGATGCTCCGGCAGACTTCGAACCGACCGTACAGATAATCGATACGATCTATCGAAATCACAAACTTGGCATCTACTTCGAGACAGCCGTCGGGGACGGACGGCTCGCCGTCTGTACGCTCGACCTTTCCGGTGACGACCCTGCCGTACGGCAGTTTCGACGAAGCCTCAAATCCCACCTCGAGTCCTCGTCGTTCGATCCGGCCTCCGAACTGTCGACCGGCGTTCTCGACAGTCTTCTCAACGCCGTACGGGGTGAAGAGCGGGCCTACGGTGATGACGCCGGCGCGTGGGTAGACGTCGGATAG
- a CDS encoding ABC transporter ATP-binding protein — protein sequence MLSIDSLGVSYGKTPILRDVDIDVANGEIVGIMGKNGVGKTTLVKAIMGLLEADEGRIVFDGEVVSAAPDADPSSTDSTGLPARFAAAIGGGSKDGTHVSADERARRGMGYIPQGRDVFPELTVEENLRMGEPINSGTSEFQYELVYDYFPILDERRDQEAGTMSGGQQQMLAIGRALVGNPDLLLLDEPSEGVQPSIVQNITRDLERVNDELDTTILFVEQNLHVVQNLTERCYAIDKGTIVDELGPDRLESRDAVAEYLAV from the coding sequence ATGCTGTCGATCGACTCACTCGGCGTTTCCTACGGGAAGACGCCGATCCTCCGAGATGTCGATATCGACGTCGCCAACGGCGAAATCGTCGGCATTATGGGGAAAAACGGCGTCGGCAAGACGACCCTCGTAAAGGCAATCATGGGCCTACTCGAGGCCGACGAGGGACGGATCGTCTTCGACGGGGAGGTCGTCTCTGCGGCACCAGATGCGGATCCCTCGTCCACCGACAGCACGGGGCTTCCGGCCCGCTTCGCGGCCGCAATCGGCGGCGGATCGAAAGACGGGACCCACGTCAGCGCCGACGAACGCGCTCGCCGCGGCATGGGATACATTCCGCAAGGACGCGACGTCTTCCCCGAACTCACCGTCGAGGAAAACCTTCGGATGGGCGAACCGATCAACAGCGGAACCAGCGAGTTCCAGTACGAACTCGTCTACGACTACTTCCCCATCCTTGATGAGCGCCGCGACCAAGAAGCGGGGACGATGAGCGGCGGCCAACAGCAGATGCTCGCGATCGGCCGTGCACTCGTCGGGAATCCCGATCTCTTGTTGCTCGACGAACCGTCCGAGGGCGTCCAGCCCTCGATCGTCCAGAACATCACGCGGGACCTCGAGCGGGTCAACGACGAGTTGGATACGACGATCCTCTTCGTCGAGCAGAACCTCCACGTCGTCCAGAACCTCACCGAGCGCTGCTACGCGATCGACAAGGGGACCATCGTCGACGAACTCGGACCCGACCGACTCGAGTCTCGAGACGCCGTGGCGGAGTACCTCGCCGTCTAG
- the urtB gene encoding urea ABC transporter, permease protein UrtB yields MPVDSYELLNLAFQFLDSFAFIVLATVGLAIIFGMMGIINLAHGEFILVGAYATTLSFHAGLPLPLAMLAGVVATTVFGVILERTIIRWLYGRLLDSMVVTFGISLVVVQLVRIQWGNSLPQIGTPLGGISYGNYSYSAYRVLLAGVAIVVLAALYVLFTKTDFGVRARATMQDEETARSMGVDTDRMYLSTFAIGSALAGLTGALYAPATPMSPDLGASFLVEAFVAVVVGGPSVLLGTPLAGGLLGLVDAAFTNVGGQFIGTVALLLTAIVAIRLLPDGITGLLEDIREKRRETE; encoded by the coding sequence ATGCCAGTGGACAGCTACGAACTGTTGAACCTCGCGTTCCAGTTCCTCGATAGCTTCGCGTTCATCGTCCTCGCGACGGTGGGGCTGGCGATCATCTTCGGCATGATGGGGATCATCAACCTCGCCCACGGCGAGTTCATCCTCGTCGGCGCGTACGCGACGACGCTGTCGTTCCACGCCGGCCTACCGCTGCCGCTCGCGATGCTCGCCGGCGTCGTCGCCACGACGGTCTTCGGCGTCATCCTCGAACGGACGATCATCCGGTGGCTCTACGGCCGCCTGCTCGACTCGATGGTCGTGACGTTCGGCATCAGCCTCGTCGTCGTCCAGCTCGTTCGGATCCAGTGGGGCAACTCGCTTCCGCAGATCGGCACGCCGCTGGGCGGGATCAGTTACGGGAACTACTCGTATTCGGCGTACCGGGTGCTGTTAGCGGGCGTCGCGATCGTCGTCCTCGCCGCACTGTACGTCCTCTTCACGAAGACCGATTTCGGCGTCCGGGCGCGGGCGACGATGCAAGACGAGGAGACGGCACGGAGTATGGGTGTCGACACTGATAGGATGTACCTGTCGACGTTCGCGATCGGCTCCGCGCTGGCCGGACTGACCGGCGCCCTCTACGCCCCGGCGACGCCGATGTCGCCGGATCTCGGAGCCAGCTTCCTCGTCGAGGCGTTCGTCGCCGTCGTCGTCGGCGGCCCGTCGGTGCTGCTCGGCACGCCGCTCGCCGGGGGACTGCTGGGGCTGGTCGACGCCGCGTTCACCAACGTCGGCGGCCAGTTCATCGGCACAGTGGCGCTGCTGCTGACCGCGATCGTCGCGATCCGCCTGCTACCCGACGGTATCACCGGGTTACTCGAGGACATCCGCGAGAAACGGAGGGAGACCGAATGA
- a CDS encoding LLM class flavin-dependent oxidoreductase, translating to MKFGIFPVEGGQSWDGVVEHCQLAEDVGFESCWVNDHQATEGENYWPSPLTRLTSIGTGTEELELVTSVLILPLYHPLHVAQRAAMLDNISNGRLTLGVGLGYVEEEFEAFDVPMDERAGRMIEGLRFLDEFLSSDEPITFDCPFFSVEDWQPLPPTVQEPRPDLWVGGWGDKQIARSVKFSDAWVPGVVADLGIVEDRKEQQREHIEDSEQDWDEIEHPLMREAVIAETEEEVMERKEYVHRTYLDEYGGEFSHPLMTADSVEDFEELADDRFIYGTPEQIVEQIESMQERFPLDHLALRFHHSGMPKDLVEDQIRLFGEEVIPEFE from the coding sequence ATGAAATTCGGGATCTTCCCCGTCGAAGGCGGACAGTCGTGGGACGGCGTCGTCGAGCACTGTCAGCTCGCCGAAGACGTCGGTTTCGAGTCCTGCTGGGTTAACGACCACCAGGCGACCGAGGGCGAGAACTACTGGCCGTCGCCGCTGACGCGGCTGACCAGCATCGGTACCGGCACCGAAGAGCTCGAGCTGGTCACGTCGGTACTGATTCTGCCGCTGTATCACCCGCTGCACGTGGCACAGCGAGCGGCGATGCTCGACAATATCTCGAACGGACGACTCACGCTCGGGGTCGGTCTGGGGTACGTCGAGGAGGAGTTCGAGGCGTTCGACGTGCCGATGGACGAACGCGCCGGACGGATGATCGAAGGGCTGCGCTTCCTCGATGAATTCCTCTCGTCGGACGAACCGATCACCTTCGACTGTCCGTTCTTCTCGGTCGAGGACTGGCAGCCGCTGCCGCCGACCGTGCAGGAACCGCGCCCCGATCTGTGGGTCGGCGGCTGGGGCGACAAACAGATCGCGCGCTCGGTGAAGTTCAGCGACGCCTGGGTGCCCGGCGTCGTCGCCGACCTCGGCATCGTCGAGGATCGGAAAGAACAGCAGCGCGAGCACATCGAAGACAGTGAGCAGGACTGGGACGAGATCGAGCACCCGCTGATGCGCGAAGCGGTTATCGCCGAAACCGAAGAAGAGGTCATGGAGCGCAAGGAGTACGTCCACCGCACCTACCTCGACGAGTACGGCGGGGAGTTCTCGCATCCGCTGATGACCGCCGACTCGGTCGAAGACTTCGAGGAACTGGCCGACGACCGGTTCATCTACGGCACGCCCGAACAGATCGTCGAGCAGATCGAGTCGATGCAGGAACGGTTCCCGCTGGACCACCTCGCGCTTCGCTTCCACCACTCGGGTATGCCGAAGGACCTCGTCGAGGACCAGATTCGCCTGTTCGGCGAGGAAGTCATTCCCGAGTTCGAGTAA
- a CDS encoding Gfo/Idh/MocA family protein, whose protein sequence is MLRIALLGFGGFGRYLAHDLTAHPETTIAAVADVNPDNLEIAVDEFGVDPEACYTDEADLYEQTELDAVIIATPPAFHYDQIHTAFDRGLHVLCEKPVVADLEEARDVEAMFADSSKVLMAGYQRHLEPAFIRGRERWAEGDAEATFMTGELLQDWTDHFEKGTNWRLDPDIGCRGHLFSVGTHVLESLLWMTGLEPEFVTADMAFYDDANRIDQRATLSIRFENGAVATMADSAVATTDRERIQIWDDDGAFEFTRRDWGEPTLTEIDDTGEDTAPDIDHSSGRGKIEAFVEAITTDAEPPATLEDVIRVTALLDAAYEAARTGERVEVKLE, encoded by the coding sequence ATGCTTCGGATAGCCTTGCTGGGGTTCGGCGGATTCGGTCGGTACCTCGCACACGATCTCACGGCCCACCCCGAGACGACTATCGCAGCCGTCGCAGACGTGAATCCGGATAACCTCGAAATCGCAGTCGACGAGTTCGGCGTCGATCCCGAGGCCTGCTACACCGACGAAGCGGATCTGTACGAACAAACGGAACTGGATGCCGTCATCATCGCAACGCCGCCGGCGTTCCACTACGACCAGATCCACACGGCGTTCGATCGCGGCCTCCACGTCCTCTGTGAGAAACCCGTCGTCGCCGACCTCGAGGAGGCACGCGACGTCGAAGCCATGTTCGCCGACAGTTCGAAGGTGCTAATGGCGGGCTATCAGCGCCACCTCGAGCCGGCGTTCATCCGCGGCCGCGAGCGCTGGGCGGAGGGCGACGCGGAGGCGACGTTCATGACCGGCGAGCTCCTGCAGGACTGGACCGACCACTTCGAGAAGGGAACGAACTGGCGGCTCGATCCCGATATCGGCTGCCGCGGCCACCTCTTCAGCGTCGGCACGCACGTCCTCGAATCGCTGCTCTGGATGACCGGCCTCGAGCCCGAGTTCGTCACCGCCGACATGGCGTTCTACGACGACGCGAATCGGATCGACCAGCGCGCGACGCTGTCGATCCGGTTCGAGAACGGCGCCGTCGCGACGATGGCCGACTCGGCCGTCGCGACGACTGACCGCGAACGGATTCAGATCTGGGACGACGACGGCGCGTTCGAGTTCACTCGTCGGGATTGGGGTGAGCCGACGCTGACGGAGATCGATGACACAGGGGAGGACACCGCCCCGGACATCGACCACAGTAGCGGCCGCGGAAAGATCGAGGCGTTCGTCGAGGCGATCACGACGGACGCCGAACCGCCGGCGACGCTCGAGGACGTGATTCGCGTGACGGCGCTGCTCGATGCAGCGTACGAGGCTGCCCGAACCGGAGAGCGGGTCGAAGTCAAACTCGAGTGA
- a CDS encoding ABC transporter ATP-binding protein: MGASDPTVKTKPAVAETGADTDTLLQTRDLRKQFGGLTATDDVDFGVAEGELRCLIGPNGAGKSTFLNLITGQLEPTDGAIYYDGWEITDLSSHERVDRGISMKFQVPSIYPGLTVRENLRVPLQQVADPSEFDERIAIAVDRFGLADHVDESSSALSHGQQQRLEIAMAMTLEPKLMLLDEPVAGLSLEETEEIADLLRTINDEDDVAFIVIEHDIDFVESIADRVTVLHQGDIFTEGTIESVRNDPDVRRIYLGEEE, translated from the coding sequence ATGGGCGCGAGCGATCCGACGGTCAAAACGAAGCCCGCCGTCGCCGAGACGGGCGCGGATACCGACACCCTCCTGCAGACACGGGACCTCCGCAAGCAGTTCGGCGGGCTCACCGCGACCGACGACGTCGACTTCGGCGTCGCCGAAGGCGAACTGCGCTGTCTGATCGGCCCCAACGGCGCCGGTAAGAGTACATTCCTCAACCTCATCACGGGCCAGCTCGAGCCGACTGACGGCGCGATCTACTACGACGGCTGGGAGATCACCGACCTGTCCTCCCACGAGCGCGTCGACCGCGGGATCAGCATGAAGTTCCAGGTCCCGAGCATCTATCCGGGCCTGACCGTCCGTGAAAACCTGCGCGTCCCGCTGCAGCAGGTCGCCGATCCGTCCGAATTCGACGAGCGAATCGCCATAGCGGTCGACCGGTTCGGGCTCGCCGACCACGTCGACGAATCGTCCTCAGCACTCTCACACGGCCAGCAGCAACGACTCGAGATCGCGATGGCGATGACCCTCGAGCCGAAGTTGATGCTGCTGGACGAGCCCGTCGCCGGGCTATCACTCGAGGAGACCGAGGAAATCGCCGACCTGTTGCGGACCATCAACGACGAGGACGACGTCGCGTTCATCGTCATCGAACACGACATCGACTTCGTCGAATCGATAGCAGACCGCGTAACCGTGTTACACCAGGGCGATATCTTCACCGAAGGCACGATCGAATCAGTTCGAAACGATCCCGACGTCAGGCGCATTTACTTGGGGGAGGAAGAATAA
- a CDS encoding urea ABC transporter substrate-binding protein — protein sequence MTRRGISRRSVLAGAGVGTLTTIGGCLSDGGVLGDSGGDDGPTIAVLEDRSGEFALNGTSKWQASLLAVQELNEDGGVLGEEIEVYDPDPQSDNQRYQELTREAINSEDIDALWAGYSSATREAIRPIINEEEQLYFYTTQYEGGVCDRTTFAMGATARQQLGAVIPYMIEEFGPRIYTIAADYNFGQLSGDWVQILADEHDAEVVAEEYIPLGETDFGSTINNIQGEEPDFIASMLVGDSHANFYEQRADTGLDIPMASSTTMAQGYEHLRLEPPALEDMYVGVNYMEEVQTDASQTFVDSFYEEYPDADYLNQEAQNNYFSVHMWAEAVERAGTFDQEEVIAELESGIEVDAPEGTIELDPATHHMTHHMRIGHADENHEVTFDQEQYIEPSFLHEVGCDLTEESEQTQYTPGEFYDAI from the coding sequence GTGACGCGCCGAGGGATCTCGCGGCGTTCGGTCCTCGCGGGCGCGGGGGTAGGGACGCTGACAACGATCGGCGGCTGTCTGTCTGACGGGGGCGTCCTCGGTGACTCGGGCGGCGATGACGGACCAACGATTGCCGTCCTCGAGGACCGCTCGGGTGAGTTCGCACTTAACGGCACCTCGAAATGGCAAGCGTCGCTACTCGCCGTCCAGGAACTCAACGAGGACGGCGGCGTGCTCGGCGAAGAGATCGAGGTGTACGATCCGGATCCCCAATCGGACAACCAGCGCTACCAGGAACTTACGCGTGAGGCGATCAACAGCGAAGATATCGACGCGCTCTGGGCCGGGTACTCGAGCGCGACTCGCGAGGCGATTCGCCCGATAATCAACGAGGAGGAGCAGCTGTACTTCTACACGACCCAGTACGAGGGCGGCGTCTGCGACCGGACGACCTTCGCGATGGGCGCGACCGCACGCCAGCAGCTGGGCGCGGTCATCCCGTACATGATCGAGGAGTTCGGGCCGCGCATCTACACCATCGCCGCCGACTACAACTTCGGGCAGCTCTCGGGCGACTGGGTCCAGATCCTCGCGGACGAACACGACGCGGAGGTCGTCGCCGAGGAGTACATCCCGCTGGGCGAGACCGACTTCGGCTCGACGATCAACAACATTCAGGGCGAGGAGCCCGACTTCATCGCCTCGATGCTCGTCGGCGACAGCCACGCTAACTTCTACGAGCAGCGGGCTGACACGGGGCTGGACATTCCGATGGCGTCCTCGACGACGATGGCACAGGGGTACGAGCACCTCCGCCTCGAGCCGCCGGCGCTCGAGGACATGTACGTCGGCGTCAACTACATGGAAGAAGTCCAAACGGACGCGAGCCAGACGTTCGTCGACAGCTTCTACGAGGAGTACCCCGACGCCGACTACCTCAACCAGGAGGCCCAGAACAACTACTTCTCGGTCCACATGTGGGCCGAGGCGGTCGAACGAGCCGGCACGTTCGATCAGGAGGAGGTCATCGCGGAACTCGAGAGCGGAATCGAGGTCGACGCGCCGGAGGGAACCATCGAACTCGATCCGGCGACTCACCACATGACCCATCACATGCGGATCGGACACGCCGACGAGAACCACGAAGTGACGTTCGACCAGGAGCAGTACATCGAACCCTCGTTCCTCCACGAAGTCGGCTGCGACCTTACCGAGGAATCGGAGCAGACCCAGTACACGCCCGGCGAGTTCTACGACGCGATCTAA
- a CDS encoding ABC transporter permease subunit, producing MSADTDRPLRKRIRAPFDGPNTIGNSDGFWLSVALGVLLLALYPLLFGSYAAESSSVFLVYALLGVSLTFIWGFCGILSFGQVAFFGVAGYTFGIVSINVSSYTGVTLGIVSGVAVATLFAAGLGYFMFYGGVRDVYVTIITLVVALVLNTFMGQTAGSEWAIGEAALGGFNGMVGVPNLAIGVGETGVEFDGAMHYYVALAALVGTFLGLRALVNSQFGYAMVATREDETRTEMFGYNTTFIKFLTFTIGGALAGLSGVLFVTWGNYIDPSEFAITAASMPVIWASIGGRESIAGTIAAAIAIQWIELQLTGEWALVIVGSLLVFVILVMPDGVAPQVRDLVVFLTERRRERSSETPAAAEEVSD from the coding sequence ATGAGCGCAGACACCGACCGACCGCTACGCAAGCGGATTCGCGCGCCGTTCGACGGGCCGAACACGATCGGTAACTCCGATGGGTTCTGGCTAAGCGTCGCGCTCGGCGTGCTCCTGCTGGCACTCTATCCGCTCCTGTTCGGCTCCTACGCCGCGGAGTCGAGTTCGGTGTTCCTCGTCTACGCGCTGCTCGGCGTAAGCCTGACGTTCATCTGGGGGTTCTGCGGGATTCTCAGCTTCGGGCAGGTGGCGTTCTTCGGCGTCGCCGGCTACACGTTCGGGATCGTCTCGATCAACGTGTCGTCGTACACTGGCGTCACCCTCGGAATCGTCTCCGGAGTCGCCGTCGCGACGCTGTTCGCGGCCGGTCTCGGCTACTTCATGTTCTACGGCGGCGTCCGCGACGTCTACGTGACGATCATCACGCTCGTCGTCGCGCTGGTGTTGAACACGTTCATGGGCCAGACCGCCGGCAGCGAATGGGCGATCGGCGAGGCTGCGCTCGGTGGATTCAACGGTATGGTCGGGGTTCCGAACCTCGCGATCGGCGTCGGCGAGACCGGCGTCGAGTTCGACGGTGCGATGCACTACTACGTGGCTCTCGCCGCGTTAGTGGGGACGTTCCTCGGCCTCCGTGCGCTCGTCAACAGCCAGTTCGGCTACGCGATGGTCGCGACTCGAGAGGACGAGACGCGAACGGAGATGTTCGGCTACAACACGACGTTCATCAAGTTCCTCACGTTCACGATCGGGGGCGCGCTGGCCGGGCTCAGCGGCGTTCTCTTCGTGACCTGGGGGAACTATATCGATCCCAGCGAGTTCGCGATCACCGCCGCCTCGATGCCGGTTATCTGGGCTAGCATCGGCGGCCGAGAATCCATCGCCGGCACGATCGCTGCGGCGATCGCCATCCAGTGGATCGAGCTCCAGCTAACGGGCGAGTGGGCGCTCGTCATCGTCGGTTCGCTGCTGGTGTTCGTCATCCTCGTGATGCCCGACGGCGTCGCGCCGCAGGTGCGCGATCTCGTCGTCTTCCTCACGGAACGACGTCGGGAGCGATCGTCCGAGACGCCGGCCGCAGCCGAGGAGGTGAGCGACTGA